One Fusarium poae strain DAOMC 252244 chromosome 4, whole genome shotgun sequence DNA window includes the following coding sequences:
- the ATG28 gene encoding Autophagy protein 28 (BUSCO:24990at5125), which yields MFNRIPSPRQRLSIPLRSPPIREVSEYDLDELEPRSDDVLFDQEPPRPRLRKNMQPVSTTSTRRSSSLASWDSKHRYSNSPPNTRSKPIFAGPPPPIASSVMINQQTSRQSTVSSHGDNGRGYGLLSASRFGSSSPSQKHVDNRPRLDSIWRSLQRREKALERDIQQLLDLQASGLIAGSGEGGSESNFGSDTGTGESTFYSTATSKSRMMNSLHMPTRSTPDGNVIPVRQPVSNKPRGLKSARVGLQRAMAALSELKTEEDLHLSTALEQRKDALAYLDKMSKRRDDIYSELHALEDDEEEPLGQELRSLQAEQQELDHDIQRLEEKLAGAKRRRRWVREKMEDVKGRREAGLSGYRAAGRDIDMEVRTLMQTPPVTPLDVDALGHGGSSRPKENMDILRGTEFLQLRPERRTVEMARTWWQGEITALECRKAQISEDRQALVEGSEVWSDVTGLVAQFEAKLRELVKASQAGDADEEPQQAAMQNQLSEMDDVVQELQKRLQLVESKHWNLLICAIGAELEAFVEAKALLRDTLGLPEPTAAVDSPTHDDPLDKAEEISQEERAESHDESDNEVPADLLVSGMESHDLELPESPQQQSVILRRGSTGNNEVPAEFFAELHDPNKIE from the coding sequence ATGTTCAATCGTATCCCGAGTCCCCGTCAGCGACTGTCCATTCCTTTGCGAAGCCCTCCGATCCGAGAAGTCAGCGAGTATGATTTAGATGAGCTGGAACCCAGGAGTGACGACGTTCTCTTCGATCAAGAACCCCCTCGCCCTAGACTTAGAAAGAACATGCAACCTGTATCAACTACATCTACTCGTCGATCTTCTTCACTTGCCTCATGGGATAGCAAACATCGCTATTCTAATTCCCCACCTAATACCAGATCTAAACCAATCTTTGCAGGACCACCGCCTCCGATCGCATCGTCTGTGATGATAAACCAACAAACATCTCGACAATCTACAGTGTCAAGCCATGGTGATAATGGAAGGGGCTATGGATTACTTTCGGCCAGTAGATTTGGGTCGAGTAGCCCGAGCCAGAAGCACGTGGATAATCGACCACGTCTCGATTCAATATGGAGAAGTTTACAGAGGCGAGAAAAGGCCCTTGAACGAGACATCCAGCAACTCCTGGATCTTCAAGCGTCAGGTCTAATTGCTGGCAGTGGGGAAGGAGGGTCCGAAAGTAATTTTGGAAGTGACACAGGGACAGGAGAGAGCACATTCTATTCCACGGCTACATCCAAGTCTCGCATGATGAACTCGCTACATATGCCTACCCGATCCACACCAGATGGAAACGTAATCCCCGTGAGGCAGCCTGTATCAAACAAGCCTCGCGGTCTCAAGTCGGCTCGAGTCGGCCTACAGCGCGCCATGGCTGCCTTGTCTGAGCTGAAGACCGAGGAAGATTTACATTTGAGCACCGCCCTCGAGCAAAGAAAAGATGCATTGGCTTATCTTGATAAGATGAGTAAGAGACGGGACGATATTTACTCCGAACTACATGCGCtggaagacgatgaagaggagcCTTTGGGCCAAGAACTCCGATCGCTGCAAGCAGAGCAGCAAGAACTAGACCACGATATTCAACGCCTCGAAGAAAAACTTGCTGGAGCAAAGAGACGCCGCAGATGGGTGCGAGAAAAGATGGAAGATGTCAAAGGTCGACGAGAGGCAGGTTTGAGTGGATACAGGGCAGCTGGCAGAGACATCGATATGGAGGTCAGAACACTGATGCAAACGCCGCCAGTCACGCCGTTGGATGTCGATGCTCTTGGTCACGGTGGAAGCTCGCGACCGAAAGAAAACATGGATATTTTGCGAGGTACCGAATTTCTACAACTTCGCCCCGAACGCCGTACGGTGGAAATGGCAAGAACATGGTGGCAAGGAGAAATCACAGCCCTTGAGTGTCGCAAGGCACAAATTTCAGAAGACCGCCAAGCTTTAGTCGAAGGTTCAGAAGTATGGTCTGATGTCACTGGGCTGGTCGCGCAATTTGAGGCAAAGCTGCGAGAGCTTGTGAAAGCTAGCCAGGCTGGGGATGCCGATGAAGAGCCTCAACAAGCCGCTATGCAAAATCAGCTGTCTGAAATGGATGATGTCGTTCAAGAGTTACAGAAGCGATTGCAATTGGTTGAATCAAAGCACTGGAATCTTCTCATATGCGCAATTGGCGCTGAGCTGGAAGCGTTTGTCGAAGCCAAGGCGCTCCTGAGAGACACCCTTGGGCTCCCTGAACCTACCGCTGCAGTCGATTCTCCTACGCACGATGACCCCCTAGACAAGGCAGAGGAGATAAGCCAAGAGGAACGGGCGGAAAGTCACGATGAGAGCGACAACGAAGTTCCCGCCGACTTGCTGGTCTCTGGAATGGAGAGCCATGATCTCGAACTTCCAGAAAGTCCCCAACAGCAGAGTGTGATTTTGAGAAGAGGCAGCACAGGAAATAATGAGGTACCAGCCGAGTTTTTCGCAGAACTCCACGATCCGAACAAGATTGAATAG
- a CDS encoding hypothetical protein (TransMembrane:2 (i51-75o81-98i)) — protein MTPLPPGARGGLLSHDTGLSQGCSINDSVHEPAHREILQYNPRPDRKTRRFLIFSNSSYKTCIMVLLNLLTFGLWSKVGRLTHYAFDAVLFSAFLAGMKRSTGLTFKTDRVAGENKEFTGWIDRYLGVGEWVMDQSVAIAGSSGYFERTR, from the exons ATGACTCCACTTCCGCCTGGTGCCCGAGGCGGGCTGTTGTCGCATGATACTGGACTAAGCCAAGGTTGTTCGATCAACGACTCCGTTCACGAGCCTGCACACCGCGAGATCCTACAGTACAATCCGAGACCAGACCGAAAGACCAGACGATTTTTAATTTTCAGCAACTCATCTTACAAGACCTGCATCATGGTG CTCCTTAACCTGCTGACTTTCGGACTCTGGTCAAAGGTCGGACGGTTGACACACTATGCTTTTGACGCTGTTCTCT TCTCGGCTTTCCTCGCCGGCATGAAACGATCAACTGGCTTGAC TTTCAAAACCGATAGAGTCGCTGGTGAGAACAAAGAGTTCACTGGCTGGATCGATAGATACCTTGGTGTTGGTGAATGGGTTATGGACCAGTCCGTTGCGATTGCCGGATCTAGCGGCTACTTCGAACGAACCCGATGA